A single region of the Epinephelus fuscoguttatus linkage group LG14, E.fuscoguttatus.final_Chr_v1 genome encodes:
- the mrps26 gene encoding 28S ribosomal protein S26, mitochondrial — translation MFQVIGGRSVPAARLLAPRSAVLVEAVRGRKSRTDPVAKSKEGRIKVPPPVDPVEMVVLKERYSEYQLITRALRLEFKEEMLRKKYEEETGSLAEERARQEAEEHRTLMAFNDQENLRMLKLRVARIQREKEEAEQKKLEAAIQREQQEQELIKQREKEILKLQEDAKNFITLENLDQRIEEALDNPKNYNFAINKEGRVVKHTVLK, via the exons ATGTTCCAGGTCATCGGCGGGAGGAGCGTCCCTGCGGCCCGGCTCCTCGCACCCAGGAGCGCCGTGCTCGTGGAGGCAGTCCGGGGCAGAAAGTCCCGCACCGACCCGGTGGCCAAGTCCAAAGAGGGCCGAATCAAAGTGCCTCCTCCGGTGGACCCGGTGGAGATGGTCGTCCTCAAGGAGAGATACTCGGAGTACCAGCTGATCACCAGGGCGCTCCG tctggagtTTAAGGAGGAGATGCTGCGGAAGAAGTACGAGGAGGAGACAGGCTCCCTGGCGGAGGAGAGGGCGAGGCAGGAGGCGGAGGAGCATCGCACCCTCATGGCCTTTAACGACCAGGAGAACCTCCGCATGCTCAAACTCAG GGTGGCGAGGATCCAGAGGGAAAAGGAGGAAGCTGAGCAGAAGAAGCTCGAAGCTGCAATTCAGCGCGAACAACAAGAGCAAGAACTCAtcaaacaaagagagaaggagattTTGAAACTGCAG GAGGACGCAAAGAACTTCATCACCTTGGAGAACTTGGACCAGCGTATCGAAGAAGCTCTGGACAATCCAAAGAATTACAACTTTGCTATCAACAAAGAAGGACGAGTTGTTAAACACACAGTGCTGAAGTGA